From a single Mesorhizobium shangrilense genomic region:
- a CDS encoding Lrp/AsnC family transcriptional regulator, with amino-acid sequence MRKTVSVSLDEFDRKILDAVQDDNLSPLRLIADKVGLSVPAVARRLQRLRETGVIEKDISVVDQDLVGRPLTLIVEVTSESERLELLDAMRERFRACPQIQQCYYVTGQVDFMLVFNVRDMEEYTALTRQIFFEGGNVESFRTFVVMDRVKTGMRTVVG; translated from the coding sequence ATGCGCAAAACCGTCTCTGTTTCACTCGATGAGTTCGACCGCAAGATTCTCGACGCCGTCCAGGACGACAATCTCAGCCCGTTGCGCCTGATCGCCGACAAGGTCGGATTGTCGGTGCCGGCGGTGGCCAGGCGACTGCAGCGTCTGCGCGAGACCGGGGTGATCGAGAAAGACATCAGTGTCGTTGACCAGGATCTCGTCGGCCGGCCGCTGACGCTGATCGTGGAGGTGACCTCGGAGAGCGAGCGGCTGGAGCTGCTCGACGCCATGCGCGAGCGCTTCCGGGCCTGCCCGCAAATCCAGCAGTGCTACTACGTGACCGGGCAGGTGGATTTCATGCTGGTCTTCAATGTCCGCGACATGGAGGAATATACGGCGCTGACCCGGCAGATTTTCTTCGAGGGCGGCAATGTCGAGAGTTTTCGCACCTTCGTCGTCATGGACCGTGTCAAGACCGGCATGCGAACGGTGGTTGGGTAG
- a CDS encoding ABC transporter ATP-binding protein — MNEAIITKNPSLVEVRGVCQTYDKGSAGKLIVLDNVGLSLECGEIVGLLGRSGSGKSTLLRSIAGLIRPSQGSVTFEGKAVTGTPDGIAMVFQSFALFPWLTVLENVELGLEAQGVSPAERRKRALSAIDLIGLDGFESAYPKELSGGMRQRVGLARALVVHPKVLLMDEPFSALDVLTAETLRTDLLDLWSEGRMPIEAILMVTHNIEEAVLMCDRVLIFSSNPGRVVAELRIELPQPRNRLDPAFRALVEDIYSRMTARKGPGGPARDGVFPGTGIAMILPRVSTNLLAGLMEAVAAPPYNGHADLPPLAASLQLEIDDLFPIAETLQLLRFAELAEGDIQLTPAGKRFAESEVDARKQLFAQQLATYVPLAGHIRRVLDERAGHKAPARRFRDELEDHMSEEYADQTVRAVISWARYAEYFAYDEESDLFTLDNPT, encoded by the coding sequence ATGAACGAAGCCATCATCACCAAGAACCCCTCGCTCGTCGAGGTGCGCGGCGTCTGCCAGACCTACGACAAGGGAAGCGCGGGCAAACTGATCGTCCTCGACAATGTCGGGCTTTCACTGGAATGCGGCGAAATCGTCGGCCTGCTCGGCCGCTCGGGCTCGGGCAAGTCCACACTGCTGCGCTCGATTGCCGGCCTCATCCGCCCCAGCCAGGGTTCGGTCACCTTCGAGGGCAAGGCCGTCACCGGTACGCCGGACGGCATTGCCATGGTGTTCCAGAGCTTTGCGCTGTTTCCCTGGCTGACCGTGCTGGAGAATGTCGAGCTGGGACTTGAGGCGCAAGGGGTCTCGCCGGCCGAACGCCGCAAGCGCGCGCTTTCGGCCATCGACCTGATCGGCCTCGACGGCTTCGAAAGCGCCTATCCCAAGGAGCTTTCGGGCGGCATGCGCCAGCGCGTTGGGCTCGCCCGCGCCCTGGTGGTGCATCCAAAAGTGCTGCTGATGGACGAGCCGTTCTCGGCACTCGACGTGCTGACCGCCGAAACGCTGCGCACCGACCTGCTCGACCTCTGGTCGGAAGGCCGCATGCCGATCGAGGCGATACTGATGGTGACGCACAACATCGAGGAAGCCGTGCTGATGTGCGACCGCGTGCTGATCTTCTCGTCCAATCCCGGTCGCGTCGTCGCCGAACTGCGCATCGAGCTGCCGCAGCCGCGCAACCGGCTGGACCCCGCCTTCCGGGCGCTGGTCGAGGACATCTATTCGCGCATGACGGCCCGGAAGGGTCCCGGCGGCCCTGCCCGCGACGGCGTCTTCCCCGGTACCGGCATCGCCATGATCCTGCCGCGCGTCTCGACCAACCTGCTCGCCGGCCTGATGGAGGCTGTCGCCGCGCCGCCCTACAACGGGCACGCCGACCTGCCGCCGCTCGCCGCCAGCCTGCAGCTCGAGATCGACGATCTGTTCCCGATCGCAGAAACGCTGCAACTGCTGCGCTTCGCGGAGCTCGCGGAAGGCGATATCCAGCTGACGCCAGCCGGCAAGCGCTTCGCCGAAAGCGAGGTCGACGCGCGCAAGCAGCTGTTCGCGCAGCAGCTGGCGACCTATGTGCCGCTCGCCGGCCATATCCGCCGCGTGCTCGACGAACGCGCCGGCCACAAGGCCCCCGCCCGCCGCTTCCGCGACGAGCTTGAGGACCACATGTCCGAGGAATACGCGGACCAGACGGTGCGCGCGGTGATCAGCTGGGCCCGCTACGCCGAATACTTCGCCTATGACGAGGAGAGCGACCTCTTCACGCTCGACAACCCAACATAG
- a CDS encoding ABC transporter permease translates to MIFQPHNSSSRSDAAALARRRSAPNVYDLIAFAILAALIVLLARGAADMRAPSELLSTSPVTLDIANLPEYALRTTLRMFAAIIVSLIFTFTVATLAAKSRRAEMVIIPALDILQSVPVLGFLTFTVTFFLGLFPGSQLGAECASIFAIFTAQAWNMAFSFYQSLRTVPHDLDEVSRGFGLSAWQRFWRLEAPFAAPGLIWNTMMSMSGGWFFVVASEAITVGNTTVQLPGIGSWLALAIDKQDFKAVAWAVLAMGILILLYDQLLFRPVVAWADKFRFEQTASQEKPRSWVYDILRRAHLVRTFTLPFSWVWRQTMMLRLRRGARAASEPTAANQRISRIIDYLWLALVIVVAIWGATQVLFYLRETLGWSDVVEAFSGGLVTLLRVVILIAIASLIWVPIGVWIGLRPAVAERVQPLAQFLAAFPANVLFPFAVVAIVATGANPTIWLSPLMVLGTQWYILFNVIAGASAFPSDLKEAAGVFKIRSWSWWKNVMLPGIFPYYITGALTASGGSWNASIVAEVASWGNTKLEAFGLGSYIAKATDAGDFPRVVLGIAVMSLLVTLFNRVLWRPLYVFAERRMRLD, encoded by the coding sequence ATGATTTTCCAGCCACACAACAGCTCCTCGCGCAGCGACGCCGCAGCGCTCGCCCGCCGCCGCAGCGCGCCCAATGTCTATGATCTCATCGCATTCGCGATCCTGGCGGCATTGATCGTGCTGCTGGCGCGTGGCGCGGCCGACATGCGCGCGCCCAGCGAACTGCTTTCGACCTCGCCGGTGACGCTCGACATCGCCAATTTGCCGGAATACGCGCTGCGCACCACGCTGCGCATGTTCGCGGCAATCATCGTCTCGCTCATCTTCACCTTCACGGTGGCGACGCTGGCGGCCAAGAGCCGTCGCGCCGAAATGGTCATCATCCCCGCGCTCGACATCCTCCAGTCGGTGCCGGTGCTGGGCTTCCTGACCTTCACGGTGACGTTCTTCCTCGGCCTGTTCCCCGGCAGCCAGCTCGGCGCCGAATGCGCGTCGATCTTCGCGATCTTCACCGCCCAGGCCTGGAACATGGCGTTCTCATTCTACCAGTCGCTGCGCACCGTGCCGCACGATCTCGACGAGGTCAGCCGTGGCTTCGGCCTGTCGGCCTGGCAGCGGTTCTGGCGGCTCGAGGCGCCGTTCGCGGCCCCCGGCCTCATCTGGAACACGATGATGTCGATGTCCGGCGGCTGGTTCTTCGTCGTCGCCTCCGAGGCCATCACCGTCGGCAACACCACCGTGCAGCTGCCCGGCATCGGCTCGTGGCTGGCACTGGCCATCGACAAGCAGGACTTCAAAGCCGTAGCCTGGGCCGTCCTGGCCATGGGTATCCTCATCCTGCTCTATGACCAGCTGCTGTTCCGCCCGGTCGTCGCCTGGGCCGACAAGTTCCGCTTCGAACAGACCGCCAGCCAGGAAAAACCCCGTTCCTGGGTCTACGACATCCTGCGCCGTGCCCATCTGGTCAGGACCTTCACCCTGCCCTTCTCCTGGGTCTGGCGGCAGACCATGATGCTGCGGCTGCGCCGGGGCGCGCGCGCCGCGTCGGAGCCGACGGCCGCCAATCAGCGGATCTCGCGGATCATCGACTATCTATGGCTGGCGCTGGTGATCGTGGTCGCCATCTGGGGCGCGACCCAGGTGCTATTCTACCTGCGCGAGACGCTCGGCTGGAGCGATGTCGTCGAAGCCTTCAGCGGCGGTCTGGTCACGTTGCTGCGGGTGGTCATCCTGATTGCCATCGCAAGTCTGATCTGGGTGCCGATCGGCGTGTGGATCGGGCTGCGGCCGGCGGTTGCCGAGCGCGTCCAGCCGCTGGCGCAGTTTCTCGCCGCGTTCCCGGCCAACGTGCTGTTTCCGTTCGCCGTCGTGGCGATCGTCGCCACCGGGGCCAATCCCACCATCTGGCTGTCACCGCTGATGGTGCTGGGCACGCAGTGGTACATCCTGTTCAACGTGATCGCGGGCGCCAGTGCCTTCCCTTCCGATCTCAAGGAGGCTGCCGGCGTCTTCAAGATACGGTCCTGGTCGTGGTGGAAGAACGTCATGCTGCCGGGCATCTTCCCCTACTACATCACCGGCGCGCTGACCGCCTCGGGCGGTTCGTGGAATGCCTCCATCGTCGCCGAGGTAGCAAGCTGGGGCAACACCAAGCTCGAGGCATTCGGCCTCGGCTCATACATCGCCAAGGCGACCGATGCGGGGGATTTCCCGCGCGTCGTCCTCGGCATCGCCGTCATGTCGCTTCTGGTGACGCTCTTCAACCGCGTCCTGTGGCGCCCCCTCTACGTCTTCGCCGAACGCCGCATGCGGCTCGACTGA
- a CDS encoding response regulator transcription factor, with protein sequence MTEPRQIVFVIDDDPAIREALDSLLRSVGLDVRCFGSVKEFIAAPRPDIPSCLVLDVRLPGKSGMDFHKEIAQSEAALPVIMMTGHGDIPMSVQAMKTGAIDFLAKPFREQDLLDAIEAALEKDRLIRKQTAELTILRDRLATLNEGERNVVARVVKGLLNKQIAGELGVSEITVKVRRAQAMRKMQANSLAELIRMAAQLGL encoded by the coding sequence ATGACCGAGCCCCGACAGATCGTTTTCGTTATCGACGACGACCCTGCCATCCGGGAGGCGCTCGACAGCCTGTTGCGATCGGTTGGCCTGGACGTGCGCTGCTTCGGTTCGGTCAAGGAATTCATCGCCGCGCCGAGGCCCGACATCCCGTCCTGCCTGGTGCTGGATGTCCGCTTGCCGGGCAAGAGCGGCATGGATTTCCACAAGGAGATCGCCCAGTCCGAAGCCGCCCTGCCCGTCATCATGATGACCGGCCATGGCGATATCCCGATGTCCGTGCAGGCGATGAAGACCGGCGCTATCGACTTCCTGGCAAAGCCGTTCCGCGAGCAGGACCTGCTGGATGCCATCGAAGCGGCACTGGAGAAAGACCGCCTGATCCGTAAGCAGACGGCCGAGTTGACAATCCTGCGCGACCGCTTGGCGACGCTCAATGAAGGCGAACGCAATGTCGTGGCCCGGGTGGTGAAGGGACTTTTGAACAAGCAGATCGCCGGCGAGCTCGGTGTCAGCGAAATAACGGTCAAGGTCCGGCGCGCCCAGGCGATGCGAAAGATGCAGGCGAATTCGCTCGCCGAGCTGATCCGGATGGCGGCCCAACTGGGGCTTTAG
- a CDS encoding sensor histidine kinase — translation MSPRLRLPGLGNSTLLTVSLVLLAAVIFLADTVTNLEIAVAVFYVAIVLISVRYLDRSRVVMVASGCMALTLLSFFLTRAGSMSAGVVNCAISLAAIGVTAYLALRTAAAEATAREARTQLAHITRVTVLGELTASIAHELNQPLAAIVINGNAALRWLAGQPANLDEAGKAAERIVRDANRASALIARLRASTKRTSAKSIWSDVNQMVEDTLTLVQSETSRNHVSLRTELAGDLPQVEVDAVQIQQVILNLIVNALEAVSGSDAQARDVIVVTGLGRSNEVVVTVSDSGRGLNGVQMDQIFDAFYTTKPDGLGMGLAISRSIVESHGGRIWAEPGVPGGATFAFSLPAGNKGNVMLSSTRKPNR, via the coding sequence ATGTCTCCAAGATTACGCTTGCCCGGCCTTGGCAACTCCACGCTGCTGACTGTCTCGCTTGTCCTGCTGGCCGCGGTGATCTTTCTTGCCGACACGGTCACCAATCTGGAGATCGCCGTAGCGGTCTTCTATGTTGCCATAGTCCTGATTTCCGTCCGCTACCTCGACCGAAGCCGGGTGGTGATGGTGGCGTCTGGATGCATGGCGTTGACCTTGCTGAGCTTCTTCCTGACACGGGCCGGGTCCATGTCGGCGGGTGTGGTCAACTGCGCCATCAGCCTGGCGGCGATCGGTGTCACCGCCTACCTCGCACTGCGGACTGCCGCGGCCGAGGCAACGGCGCGCGAAGCGCGGACGCAGCTTGCCCATATCACCCGCGTGACGGTGCTGGGTGAACTGACGGCGTCCATCGCGCATGAACTCAACCAGCCGCTGGCGGCGATCGTCATCAACGGCAATGCCGCCCTGCGCTGGCTGGCAGGCCAGCCCGCCAATCTCGACGAGGCCGGGAAGGCCGCCGAACGCATCGTCAGGGACGCCAACCGCGCCAGCGCGCTGATTGCGCGACTGAGGGCATCGACCAAACGTACGTCAGCGAAATCCATCTGGTCGGACGTCAACCAGATGGTCGAGGACACGCTGACCCTCGTGCAAAGTGAGACCAGCAGGAACCATGTTTCGCTGCGCACGGAGCTCGCGGGCGATCTGCCGCAAGTCGAGGTTGATGCCGTCCAGATCCAGCAGGTCATCCTTAACCTGATCGTCAATGCGCTGGAGGCTGTGAGCGGTTCCGATGCGCAGGCCCGCGACGTGATTGTGGTCACCGGCCTCGGCAGATCCAATGAGGTCGTCGTCACCGTCAGCGATTCAGGGCGTGGCTTGAACGGCGTCCAGATGGACCAGATATTCGATGCCTTCTACACCACCAAGCCGGATGGCCTGGGCATGGGGCTGGCGATCAGCCGCTCCATCGTCGAGAGCCATGGCGGACGGATATGGGCTGAGCCCGGCGTGCCGGGCGGCGCGACGTTCGCCTTCTCGTTGCCTGCAGGCAACAAGGGCAATGTGATGCTATCAAGCACGCGCAAACCAAACCGGTGA
- a CDS encoding ATP-dependent helicase, whose protein sequence is MSGFSEDMPFFDEPNARPSAPSGIAARAMAARSGHNNAPDYLKGLNPEQRLAVETTEGPVLVLAGAGTGKTRVLTTRIAHILATGRAFPSQILAVTFTNKAAREMKQRIGLLVGEAVEGMPWLGTFHSIGVKLLRRHAELAGLRSDFTILDTDDVVRLIKQLIQAEGLDDKRWPAKQFAQMIDGWKNKGQGPVDIAEGDARAFANGKGRELYKAYQERLKTLNACDFGDLLCHPIRIFRANPDVLKEYHKRFKYILVDEYQDTNTAQYMWLRLLAQRPQSSPLEGEVPAKRAEGVAAGGTAQSSNASSTAARTPPDRASPGHPPLKGEGNQRHSTVNICCVGDDDQSIYGWRGAEVDNILRFDKDFPGATIIRLERNYRSTAHILGAASHLIAHNEGRFGKTLFTDRDEPEDGKVHVHAAWDSEEEARAVGETIESYQRQQHNLNDMAILVRASFQMREFEDRFVTLGLNYRVIGGPRFYERLEIRDAMAFFRVVAQGADDLAFERIVNVPKRGLGEATIRQIHDTARALRIPMLEAAAKLAESDELKPKPRAALREVSANFERWQKALENTPHTELAETILEESGYTDMWKNDRSVEAPGRLENLKELIRSMEEYESLRSFLEHVALVMDSEQNAELDAVNIMTLHSAKGLEFETVFLPGWEEGLFPHQRALDEGGRSGLEEERRLAYVGLTRAKKNLHLWFVSNRRIHGLWQSTIPSRFLDELPEAHVEVAESGNSYGGYGNSYGGGSFAPGRGGQGGSQGAGRQNPYGASRFDNVGAGNEKSGAFSNSYATPGWQRAQANRTEATDRNWGSRSGHQVERIGYGETDSGYGAGRTSVKGHTIDGELVAKSVADKPSAFSVGDRVFHQKFGNGNISSIEGNKLTIDFDKAGQKRVLDGFVAAV, encoded by the coding sequence ATGTCCGGCTTTTCGGAAGACATGCCCTTTTTTGACGAACCGAATGCGCGCCCCTCGGCCCCTTCGGGCATAGCCGCGCGCGCCATGGCTGCCCGTAGCGGCCACAACAATGCGCCCGACTATCTCAAAGGCCTCAACCCGGAGCAGCGGCTGGCGGTGGAAACCACCGAAGGCCCGGTTCTGGTGCTGGCCGGCGCCGGCACCGGCAAGACCCGCGTGCTGACCACCCGCATTGCCCACATCCTCGCCACCGGCAGGGCCTTCCCCTCGCAGATCCTCGCCGTGACCTTCACCAACAAGGCCGCGCGCGAGATGAAGCAGCGTATCGGCCTGCTCGTCGGCGAGGCTGTGGAGGGCATGCCCTGGCTCGGCACCTTCCACTCGATCGGCGTCAAGCTGCTACGCAGGCACGCCGAGCTCGCCGGCCTGCGGTCGGATTTCACCATTCTCGACACCGACGACGTCGTGCGTCTGATCAAGCAGCTCATCCAGGCCGAAGGTCTCGACGACAAGCGCTGGCCGGCCAAGCAGTTCGCCCAGATGATCGACGGCTGGAAGAACAAGGGGCAAGGTCCGGTGGACATTGCCGAGGGCGACGCCCGCGCCTTTGCCAACGGCAAGGGCCGCGAACTCTACAAGGCTTATCAGGAACGGCTGAAGACGCTGAACGCCTGCGATTTCGGCGATCTTCTGTGCCACCCGATCCGAATCTTCCGCGCCAATCCGGATGTGCTGAAGGAATATCACAAGCGCTTCAAATACATACTCGTCGACGAGTATCAGGACACCAACACCGCCCAGTACATGTGGCTGCGCCTGCTGGCGCAACGGCCGCAATCCTCCCCCCTTGAGGGGGAGGTGCCCGCGAAGCGGGCGGAGGGGGTCGCCGCAGGAGGCACCGCCCAGTCATCAAACGCGTCGAGCACTGCCGCGCGGACCCCACCCGACCGGGCTTCGCCCGGCCACCCTCCCCTCAAGGGGGAGGGAAACCAGCGCCATTCCACCGTAAACATCTGCTGCGTGGGCGACGATGACCAGTCCATCTATGGCTGGCGCGGGGCCGAGGTCGACAACATCCTGCGCTTCGACAAGGATTTTCCCGGCGCCACCATCATCCGGCTGGAGCGCAACTACCGCTCGACCGCGCACATACTGGGTGCTGCCTCCCACCTCATCGCCCACAATGAGGGCCGCTTCGGCAAGACGCTGTTCACCGACCGCGACGAGCCGGAAGACGGCAAGGTGCATGTCCATGCCGCCTGGGATTCCGAAGAGGAAGCCCGCGCCGTCGGCGAGACAATCGAGAGCTACCAGCGCCAGCAGCACAATCTCAACGACATGGCGATCCTGGTCCGCGCCTCCTTCCAGATGCGGGAATTCGAAGATCGTTTCGTCACGCTCGGCCTTAACTACCGCGTCATTGGCGGCCCGCGCTTCTACGAGCGGCTGGAAATCCGCGACGCCATGGCCTTCTTCCGTGTCGTCGCCCAAGGCGCCGATGATCTCGCCTTCGAGCGTATCGTCAATGTGCCCAAGCGCGGTCTCGGCGAAGCCACCATCCGCCAGATCCACGACACGGCGCGGGCGCTGCGCATTCCCATGCTGGAGGCCGCCGCCAAACTCGCCGAGAGCGACGAGTTGAAGCCGAAACCGCGCGCGGCCCTGCGCGAAGTCTCCGCCAATTTCGAGCGCTGGCAGAAGGCGCTGGAAAACACGCCGCACACCGAACTCGCCGAGACCATTCTCGAGGAGAGCGGCTACACCGACATGTGGAAGAACGACCGCTCGGTCGAGGCGCCGGGACGGCTGGAAAACCTCAAGGAGTTGATCCGCTCCATGGAGGAGTACGAATCGCTGCGTTCCTTCCTCGAGCATGTCGCGCTGGTCATGGACTCCGAGCAGAATGCCGAGCTCGACGCCGTCAACATCATGACGCTGCATTCGGCCAAGGGTCTCGAATTCGAGACTGTTTTTCTCCCCGGCTGGGAGGAAGGCCTGTTCCCGCACCAGCGCGCACTGGATGAAGGCGGCCGTTCCGGCCTGGAGGAAGAGCGGCGGCTGGCCTATGTCGGCCTGACCCGCGCCAAGAAGAACCTGCATCTGTGGTTCGTCTCCAACCGCCGCATCCACGGCCTGTGGCAGTCGACCATCCCGTCGCGCTTCCTCGATGAACTGCCGGAAGCCCATGTCGAGGTCGCCGAAAGCGGCAACTCCTATGGCGGCTACGGCAATTCCTATGGCGGTGGCTCGTTTGCGCCTGGACGCGGCGGCCAGGGTGGCAGCCAGGGGGCAGGACGGCAGAACCCCTACGGCGCCTCGCGTTTCGACAATGTCGGCGCAGGCAACGAGAAATCCGGCGCTTTCTCCAACTCCTACGCGACGCCAGGATGGCAGCGCGCGCAAGCGAACCGCACCGAGGCGACCGACCGCAACTGGGGCTCGCGCTCCGGCCACCAGGTCGAGCGCATCGGCTATGGCGAAACCGATTCAGGCTATGGGGCCGGCCGCACATCCGTCAAAGGCCACACCATCGACGGCGAGCTGGTCGCCAAATCCGTTGCCGACAAGCCCTCCGCCTTCAGCGTCGGCGACCGCGTCTTCCACCAGAAATTCGGCAACGGCAACATCTCCTCCATCGAAGGCAACAAGCTGACCATCGACTTCGACAAGGCCGGCCAGAAACGCGTGCTGGACGGGTTTGTCGCGGCGGTGTGA
- a CDS encoding dienelactone hydrolase family protein: MTKSDATTPAKPAITQAMIDAYDEYTHLTLDRRRFMDHVTRLAGSGVAAAAIAPLLAANSAQAAIVAESDPRVKGEDITYPGRGGEMKGYLVRPADQSGKLGTVIVVHENRGLNPHIRDVARRVALEGFVALAPDFMSPLGGTPDDEDKVRDLFSTLDPAQVAANAVATVAYLKGDKDGNGKVGAVGFCWGGGTVNMLAVNSPDLAAAVAYYGMQPKAEDVPKIKAALLLHYAGLDTRTNAGIDAFKKELDAAHVEYAVYVYEGANHAFNNDTSAARYDKAAADLAWGRTIAFLEQKLA, from the coding sequence ATGACAAAATCCGACGCCACCACGCCCGCAAAGCCCGCCATCACCCAGGCGATGATCGACGCCTATGACGAATACACGCATCTGACGCTCGACCGCCGCCGCTTCATGGACCATGTGACCAGGCTTGCCGGATCGGGCGTGGCAGCGGCCGCCATCGCACCACTGCTGGCGGCGAATTCGGCACAGGCGGCGATCGTCGCCGAGAGCGACCCGCGCGTGAAAGGCGAGGACATCACCTATCCCGGTCGTGGCGGCGAGATGAAAGGCTATCTGGTCCGGCCGGCGGATCAGAGCGGCAAGCTCGGCACGGTCATCGTGGTGCATGAGAACAGGGGTCTCAACCCGCATATACGCGACGTGGCACGGCGCGTGGCGCTGGAAGGGTTCGTGGCACTGGCGCCCGACTTCATGTCGCCGCTCGGCGGCACGCCAGATGACGAGGACAAGGTGCGCGACCTGTTTTCGACGCTCGACCCGGCACAGGTGGCCGCCAATGCCGTGGCAACGGTCGCCTACCTGAAAGGTGACAAGGACGGCAACGGCAAGGTTGGGGCGGTCGGCTTCTGCTGGGGTGGCGGCACGGTCAACATGCTGGCCGTCAATTCACCCGACCTGGCGGCGGCCGTGGCTTATTACGGCATGCAGCCGAAGGCCGAGGACGTGCCGAAGATCAAGGCCGCGTTGTTGCTGCACTACGCCGGTCTGGACACGCGCACCAATGCCGGCATCGATGCCTTCAAGAAAGAACTCGACGCCGCGCATGTCGAATACGCCGTCTATGTCTATGAAGGCGCCAACCATGCCTTCAACAACGACACGTCGGCGGCCCGCTACGACAAGGCGGCGGCCGACCTTGCCTGGGGCCGGACGATCGCCTTCCTCGAGCAGAAGCTGGCGTGA
- a CDS encoding response regulator, with the protein MIEPLKVLIVEDEALLAMELESLVEEAGHSVVGWATSSEEARSMVDATDADIAFVDIHLTDGPTGVDVAEYIGERQRSVVVFMTANPKRIPDHFAGAIGVIAKPYTMSGLTSALRYLQEGVRRPPPVSVLPAGFTLSPAFELDWAPAIA; encoded by the coding sequence ATGATTGAACCGCTGAAGGTCCTGATCGTCGAGGACGAGGCGCTGCTGGCAATGGAGCTCGAAAGCCTTGTCGAGGAAGCCGGCCACAGCGTCGTCGGCTGGGCCACTTCGTCGGAGGAAGCCAGGAGCATGGTGGACGCCACCGATGCCGACATCGCCTTTGTCGACATTCATCTGACCGACGGCCCGACCGGTGTCGATGTGGCCGAATATATTGGCGAAAGACAGCGCTCGGTGGTCGTGTTCATGACCGCCAACCCCAAGCGCATTCCCGATCATTTTGCAGGCGCGATCGGCGTCATCGCCAAGCCCTACACGATGAGCGGGCTGACCTCGGCGCTGCGTTACCTGCAGGAGGGCGTGCGTCGTCCGCCGCCGGTATCGGTCCTGCCGGCGGGTTTCACCCTGTCGCCGGCATTCGAGCTCGACTGGGCTCCGGCGATCGCCTGA
- a CDS encoding histidine kinase dimerization/phosphoacceptor domain -containing protein gives MDWKQTREPADAWHMTDDLHAEHGKGDPFAAAIRATRMSMIITDPRRPDNPIVFVNDAFLRLTGYERQEVMGRNCRFLQGPKTDKSMIDKVRDAIAGGTDVSVDLLNYRKDGSTFWNALYISPVSNDHGELQFYFASQLDVTDRKRSEHRITADKDRFEKAVKERTKELEAALEAQTTLLHEVDHRVKNNLQMISSLIVMQSRTMKDDGIRQSMTTMLERIEALSTVHRRLYQSKDVSKFDVSDFTRDLISDLLTASGRSEIKSKLELEPVIIPAEKATPVALMVNELVTNALKHAFKEKPDGTTAGSIGIKMSQPDGHFKIEVSDDGVGMADASGDASFGMRLIKSLARQLRADIEWQDAGPGTKVLISMPNEPQQQGNMS, from the coding sequence ATGGACTGGAAACAGACCAGGGAACCGGCCGACGCATGGCACATGACGGACGATTTGCATGCCGAACACGGCAAGGGCGATCCGTTCGCAGCGGCCATACGCGCCACCCGCATGTCGATGATCATAACCGATCCGCGACGCCCGGATAACCCGATCGTCTTTGTCAACGACGCCTTCCTGCGTCTGACCGGCTATGAACGGCAGGAGGTGATGGGCCGCAACTGTCGTTTCCTGCAGGGTCCCAAGACCGACAAGTCGATGATCGACAAGGTGCGGGATGCGATCGCTGGCGGTACCGACGTCAGCGTCGACCTGTTGAATTACCGCAAGGACGGCTCGACCTTCTGGAATGCGCTGTACATCAGCCCGGTGTCCAACGATCACGGAGAACTGCAGTTCTACTTCGCCTCGCAGCTCGACGTGACCGACCGCAAGCGCTCGGAACACCGCATCACCGCCGACAAGGACCGGTTCGAGAAAGCGGTCAAGGAGCGAACGAAGGAACTCGAAGCAGCCCTGGAAGCGCAGACCACGCTGCTGCACGAGGTCGACCACCGCGTGAAGAACAATCTGCAGATGATCTCGTCGCTGATCGTCATGCAGAGCCGAACGATGAAGGATGACGGCATCCGCCAATCGATGACCACGATGCTGGAGCGCATCGAAGCCTTGAGCACGGTGCACCGCCGTCTTTACCAGTCGAAGGACGTCAGCAAGTTCGATGTCTCGGATTTCACCCGCGACCTCATATCCGACCTGCTCACCGCGTCGGGACGCTCGGAGATCAAGTCGAAGCTTGAACTCGAACCCGTCATCATCCCGGCGGAAAAGGCGACGCCCGTGGCGCTGATGGTCAACGAACTGGTCACCAACGCGCTGAAGCACGCCTTCAAGGAAAAGCCCGATGGAACAACCGCCGGCAGCATCGGCATCAAGATGAGCCAGCCCGATGGCCATTTCAAAATCGAGGTATCCGATGACGGTGTCGGCATGGCCGATGCAAGCGGCGATGCGTCCTTCGGCATGCGGCTGATCAAGTCACTTGCCCGGCAATTGCGCGCCGATATCGAGTGGCAAGACGCGGGGCCCGGCACCAAGGTGCTCATTTCGATGCCAAACGAACCGCAGCAGCAAGGGAACATGTCATGA